Proteins from a genomic interval of Thermoflexus sp.:
- a CDS encoding (Fe-S)-binding protein — protein sequence MEGFASRLFEPIPGRQVALAEGPDYEALLSCVRCARCLPVCPTYQETLHEVQSPRGRLALLRAVEEGRLSLDETVEAHLYHCLDCRACNTVCPAGIPIGELIVAGRAAAAVQRPRPWWLRLLLERALGSPRAAEWAAAPLRWAWRLGLIPLARRLFRFLPSLGELLDLAPRPARPVRKELTRRASPPAPRYRVGFFLGCVMNAVYGDVVRASVRLLERLGCAVIVPPDPVCCGAPQDDQGLRETARRFARRNIAAFEALGPLDAIVADCAACSGFLKEYAHLLADDPDWADRARAFASRVRDLTEWLEVIWPEDLQPVAPGLRLTYHEPCHLSHGQGVRRPPRALLRRLQGATFRELPDATRCCGSAGIYNLTHPAMSRRLLERKMADIAATGASVVVTANPGCMLQLEWGARRSGSAIQVRHLSEVLDAGLSVQERREGWGAG from the coding sequence ATGGAGGGATTCGCCTCTCGCCTGTTCGAGCCGATCCCGGGCCGGCAGGTGGCGCTGGCGGAGGGGCCGGATTATGAGGCCCTGCTTTCCTGCGTCCGGTGCGCGCGCTGCCTTCCGGTTTGTCCGACTTACCAGGAGACCCTCCATGAGGTGCAGTCCCCCCGGGGGCGTCTCGCGCTCCTCCGGGCGGTGGAGGAGGGACGGCTGTCCCTGGATGAGACGGTGGAGGCGCACCTCTATCATTGCCTGGATTGTCGGGCCTGCAATACGGTCTGCCCGGCCGGGATCCCCATCGGGGAGCTGATCGTGGCCGGACGGGCGGCGGCCGCGGTCCAGCGTCCGCGCCCATGGTGGCTGCGTCTGCTCCTGGAGCGCGCCCTGGGCTCGCCCCGGGCGGCCGAATGGGCCGCCGCGCCCCTCCGCTGGGCCTGGCGCCTGGGCCTGATCCCTCTCGCCCGTCGCCTCTTTCGTTTCCTCCCCTCGCTGGGGGAGCTGCTGGATCTCGCCCCGCGGCCGGCCCGTCCGGTTCGAAAGGAGCTAACGCGCCGGGCCTCCCCGCCGGCGCCGCGCTATCGGGTGGGCTTCTTCCTGGGATGCGTGATGAATGCGGTGTATGGCGACGTCGTGCGCGCCAGCGTCCGCCTGCTGGAGCGCCTGGGGTGCGCCGTGATCGTCCCCCCGGATCCGGTCTGTTGCGGCGCGCCCCAGGACGATCAGGGCCTGCGGGAGACGGCGCGGCGCTTCGCCCGCCGGAACATCGCTGCCTTCGAGGCCCTGGGGCCTCTCGATGCCATCGTGGCCGACTGCGCAGCGTGCAGCGGCTTCCTCAAAGAATACGCCCATCTTCTGGCGGATGACCCGGATTGGGCGGACCGCGCGCGCGCCTTCGCCTCCCGGGTCCGGGATCTCACGGAGTGGCTGGAGGTGATCTGGCCGGAGGACCTCCAGCCGGTCGCTCCGGGGCTCCGCCTGACGTATCATGAGCCATGCCACCTGAGCCATGGGCAGGGGGTTCGGCGGCCTCCCCGGGCGCTGTTGCGCCGGCTGCAGGGGGCGACGTTCCGGGAGCTGCCCGACGCGACCCGCTGCTGTGGGAGCGCGGGCATTTACAACCTGACCCATCCGGCGATGTCCCGCCGGCTGCTGGAGCGGAAGATGGCCGATATCGCTGCCACCGGCGCCTCCGTGGTGGTCACCGCGAACCCGGGATGCATGCTCCAGCTGGAGTGGGGAGCCCGTCGATCTGGATCAGCGATCCAGGTTCGCCATCTCTCTGAAGTCCTGGATGCCGGGCTGTCGGTTCAAGAAAGGAGGGAGGGATGGGGCGCTGGGTGA
- a CDS encoding regulatory iron-sulfur-containing complex subunit RicT has protein sequence MAAEMVSASERVVGVRFHPVGKIYHFDPGPYALQVGDWVIVETPRGKQLGKVVSIGMPRSGRIEGPLRPVERPATNRDLAIRKYWERKEIEALVVARDHARQLGLSIKIVKVEISFDGKHISFLYHTEEKVNLEPLRQRLEEAYRGRQVELRLIGPRDVAKIVGGMGACGLETRCCSLFLTEFSPISIKMAKEQGLSLNPEDITGMCGRLRCCLIYEYEQYVRAKQELPKKGKAVMTPHGEGVVVEVLPLKEAALVRVGDQLHEVPRDQLQPLDELKALQQKAEKPCHNGENCTCGRRNGGNGENSG, from the coding sequence ATGGCCGCAGAGATGGTTTCAGCCAGCGAGCGGGTGGTGGGCGTTCGGTTCCATCCGGTCGGAAAGATCTATCACTTCGACCCCGGACCTTATGCGTTGCAGGTGGGCGATTGGGTGATCGTGGAGACCCCGCGGGGCAAGCAGCTCGGCAAGGTGGTCTCCATAGGGATGCCCCGCAGCGGCCGGATCGAGGGACCGCTGCGGCCGGTGGAACGGCCGGCCACCAATCGGGACCTGGCGATCCGCAAATACTGGGAGCGCAAGGAGATCGAGGCCCTGGTGGTGGCCCGGGACCACGCCCGCCAGCTCGGGCTTTCGATCAAGATCGTGAAGGTGGAGATCTCCTTCGATGGGAAGCATATCTCGTTCCTTTATCACACCGAGGAGAAAGTCAATCTGGAGCCTTTGCGACAGCGGCTGGAGGAAGCCTACCGGGGACGACAGGTGGAGCTGCGGTTGATCGGCCCACGGGATGTGGCCAAGATCGTCGGCGGGATGGGAGCATGCGGCCTGGAGACCCGATGCTGCTCCCTCTTCCTGACCGAATTCAGCCCGATCTCGATCAAAATGGCCAAGGAACAGGGCCTTTCCCTGAACCCGGAGGACATCACCGGCATGTGTGGGCGGCTTCGGTGCTGCCTGATCTATGAATACGAGCAATACGTTCGAGCGAAACAGGAGCTGCCGAAGAAGGGCAAGGCGGTGATGACCCCCCATGGGGAAGGCGTGGTGGTGGAGGTGCTTCCCCTGAAAGAGGCCGCCCTGGTCCGCGTGGGGGATCAGCTCCACGAGGTTCCCAGGGATCAGCTCCAGCCCCTGGATGAGCTGAAAGCGCTCCAGCAGAAGGCGGAGAAGCCATGCCACAACGGGGAGAACTGCACCTGCGGTCGGCGCAATGGAGGGAACGGGGAGAACTCCGGATAG